One Silene latifolia isolate original U9 population chromosome 4, ASM4854445v1, whole genome shotgun sequence DNA segment encodes these proteins:
- the LOC141651267 gene encoding uncharacterized protein LOC141651267 produces MSPKGSAAYAKAVEMSIDEIACLIEQNDALTEALKNVGKKEVVVDASKLSTAISPFNPTTYEGTGAPNLLDNWHREMESVMEVVNCPNDLKVEQAAFYLRNQAGVWWHREREAVREYYKNLGELAIPWVEFKKAMRHEFFPGHVQSKLRAEFDSFVMTDSMTVSEYYHKFNELLRYAEDMELSQLSLALRFERGLTLKIVEKLPAGVLSNLKEVYERAGHAERLVYIAKEAKEKVGEKRKTDNEGSNQSSFKRGNHNKARAYSGWSGFSGGSCYEGRGGPSVSDNSTLQCINCGGMGHMRFECKSYGEGGFQ; encoded by the coding sequence ATGTCGCCAAAGGGATCTGCCGCTTATGCTAAAGCTGTTGAGATGAGTATTGATGAGATAGCTTGCCTTATTGAGCAAAATGATGCGCTAACTGAGGCCCTAAAGAACGTAGGGAAGAAGGAAGTAGTTGTTGATGCATCCAAACTGAGCACCGCTATTTCCCCGTTTAACCCTACCACTTATGAGGGCACGGGTGCGCCAAACTTGCTCGATAACTGGCATCGAGAGATGGAGAGCGTTATGGAGGTTGTTAATTGTCCAAACGACTTGAAAGTGGAGCAGGCTGCATTTTATCTAAGGAATCAAGCTGGGGTGTGGTGGCACCGTGAGAGGGAGGCTGTGCGTGAGTATTACAAGAATCTAGGTGAGCTCGCTATTCCTTGGGTAGAGTTCAAGAAGGCCATGAGGCACGAGTTCTTTCCCGGGCATGTTCAGAGTAAGTTGAGGGCTGAATTCGACTCCTTTGTCATGACTGATAGCATGACAGTGTCCgagtattatcacaagttcaatgaACTATTGCGCTACGCGGAGGATATGGAGTTGAGTCAACTAAGTTTGGCTCTTCGTTTTGAGAGAGGGTTAACGCTGAAGATTGTAGAGAAACTACCGGCTGGGGTGCTTTCCAACTTGAAGGAAGTTTATGAGAGAGCGGGGCATGCAGAGAGATTGGTTTATATAGCCAAGGAGGCCAAGGAAAAAGTGGGTGAGAAACGAAAGACGGATAATGAAGGTAGTAACCAATCAAGCTTCAAGCGTGGTAACCATAACAAGGCTAGAGCTTATTCTGGTTGGTCAGGCTTTAGTGGAGGATCTTGTTACGAGGGAAGAGGTGGTCCGAGTGTCAGTGACAACTCCACTTTGCAATGCATCAACTGTGGCGGGATGGGCCACATGAGGTTTGAGTGTAAAAGCTATGGAGAAGGAGGCTTCCAGTGA
- the LOC141651269 gene encoding uncharacterized protein LOC141651269, whose translation MVIGQVDLLVDLLEFPRDRFEVIVGMDWLGKYKARIDCRHKKVSLKGPKGIRVSYQGFVVKPKEIPGLPPKRDIDFSLELKLGTGPISKALCRVGPKELEELKKQLNEFLDKGYIRPSVLPCEAPDGVAVDPSKIEAVSNWEALKNVAKIRSFLGLAGYYRRFVKDFSKIARPMTAMMRKENKFCWDEIGIHMIRKGDAISGLMVEPELYDDIKRKQVLDPNIQEWKAGVEKGTTSRFFIHVDGNVRFDRSYHTSIGMVAFEALYGRKRRSPVCWDDSAEVVVLGPQMVQDMIEQVHLIRQKMKAVQDRQKSYVDLHRRDIEFQLGDKVLLKVSPMRGVMRFSKRGKLSEKLIGPNEIWDRIGEMAYRLALPPALN comes from the exons ATGGTGATCGGCCAAGTAGACTTACTAGTTGATTTACTTGAGTTTCCTAGAGATAGGTTTGAGGTCattgttgggatggattggttgggtaagtataaggctaggATCGACTGTCGTCATAAAAAGGTGTCTTTGAagggtcctaaggggattagagTGTCATATCAGGGGTTTGTGGTGAAACCCAAG GAGATACCAGGACTACCTCCCAAGAGGGACATTGACTTCAGTTTAGAGCTAAAACTGGGAACGGGACCTATATCTAAGGCCCTTTGCCGTGTGGGACcaaaagagttggaagaattgAAAAAGCAGTTGAACGAGTTCCTGGATAAGGGGTACATCAGACCTAGTGTGTTACCTTGCGAAGCACCG gatggggtagcagTTGATCCAAGTAAGATTGAAGCGGTGTCAAACTGGGAAGCACTGAAAAATGTGGCTAaaattcggagtttcttgggtttggccgGGTATTACAGGCGGTTTGTGAAGGACTTTTCCAaaattgctagacctatgacagcaaTGATGAGGAAGGAGAATAAATTTTGTTGGGATGAG ATTGGGATTCACATGATTCGCAAAGGAGATGCCATCAGTGGTTTAATGGTAGAACCTGAGCTATATGATGACATTAAGAGGAAACAAGTGCTTGATCCTAATATTCAAGAGTGGAAGGCAGGGGTGGAGAAGGGCACTACTTCGAGGTTTTTTATCCATGTAGATGGGAATGTTCGTTTTGACAGGAG ctatcacacgagtattgggatggtaGCGTTTGAGGCACTCTATGGGAGGAAGCGCAGAAGTCCagtgtgttgggatgatagcgCAGAAGTTGTGGTTTTGGGACCGCAAATGGTACAAGATATGATTGAACAAGTGCAtttgattcgacaaaagatgaagGCGGTCCAGGATCGGCAAAAGAGCTATGTGGATCTGCATCGTAGGGATATTGAGTTCCAGTTGGGtgacaaagttcttttgaaagtgtcacctatgcgtggtGTTATGAGGTTTAGCAAGAGAGGGAAGTTGAGCGAGAAATTAATAGGGCCTAATGAGATTTGGGATCGGATAGGTGAAATGGCTTATCGACTAGCTCTGCCACCAGCTCTTAATTGA